One Gammaproteobacteria bacterium genomic region harbors:
- a CDS encoding SDR family oxidoreductase has protein sequence MADSGTALITGASSGIGLATADLLLSQGYQVIGLSRQGPVAELEHDKFSSVALDLGDLERLDAKIKEVLNAGEIDCFIHAAGQGHFGSIEQFSIAQIETLIRVNLTSAMVVCRSLVPALRRRGRGRLIFIGSESALTAGSKGALYCASKYGLRGFCQSLREDCGSDGIQVSLVNPGMVRSPFFDDLSFEPGPEPENAITVNDVAAVILQILQSSEDIVFDEVNLSPRVKSINFGKRS, from the coding sequence ATGGCTGATTCCGGAACCGCGTTAATCACAGGTGCCAGTTCCGGTATCGGGCTCGCGACCGCAGACCTGCTGCTGAGCCAGGGGTACCAGGTTATCGGCCTGAGTCGACAGGGCCCGGTGGCCGAGCTCGAACACGACAAATTCAGCTCCGTGGCGCTCGATCTTGGCGATCTCGAACGCCTGGACGCAAAGATAAAGGAAGTGCTCAATGCCGGCGAAATCGACTGTTTTATTCATGCTGCCGGACAGGGCCATTTTGGATCTATCGAACAATTTTCAATCGCGCAAATAGAAACTTTGATTCGCGTGAACCTGACCAGTGCTATGGTGGTATGCCGCAGCCTGGTGCCCGCTCTTCGGCGGCGAGGCAGGGGGCGTCTTATATTTATAGGCTCTGAATCAGCACTTACGGCAGGCAGCAAGGGGGCGCTCTACTGCGCCAGCAAGTATGGCCTGCGCGGCTTTTGTCAGTCTCTACGCGAGGATTGCGGTAGTGACGGCATCCAGGTTAGCCTGGTTAATCCCGGTATGGTGCGCAGCCCTTTCTTCGATGACCTGTCGTTCGAGCCGGGGCCGGAACCTGAAAACGCGATCACGGTGAACGACGTCGCCGCAGTGATCTTGCAGATTTTGCAATCCAGCGAAGACATCGTCTTCGATGAAGTCAATCTTTCGCCCCGTGTGAAATCGATCAATTTCGGCAAGCGTTCCTGA
- a CDS encoding DNA photolyase: MVSSIYIESEVRDHPRTRKILERMRNLPIVEIEQYGEVFNPRAQNFRLQKKNPALIIARKNKGHVLAAPEGYGLGGPHNYYFSHMLNCIYDCRYCFLQGMYQSAHQILFINYEDFGEQIRQVTANHPGQTVWFFSGYDCDSLANEPMTRFTEYFLPLVTSIDNAWMELRTKSTQVRSMLKLDPCERIVTAFSFTDHISHQKLEHGVPSIAKRVDAIRKLVDAGWAVGLRFDPVVYHRDYQPAFVRLLDEIFTSVDPQKLHSVSLGSFRLTRDHFRRIARLYPEEPLFAQDTTLGNGIISYPHEREREMIEYCELQLLKHIPRQTYHPCEWHG, translated from the coding sequence ATGGTGAGCAGCATCTATATTGAGTCCGAAGTTCGCGACCATCCCAGGACCCGGAAAATACTCGAACGCATGCGCAACTTGCCCATTGTTGAAATCGAACAGTATGGCGAGGTTTTCAATCCGCGCGCGCAGAACTTTCGCCTGCAGAAAAAAAATCCCGCCCTCATAATCGCACGCAAAAACAAGGGTCACGTGCTGGCGGCACCGGAAGGCTATGGACTCGGCGGCCCCCACAATTATTATTTTTCGCATATGCTGAACTGTATCTACGATTGCCGATACTGTTTTCTGCAAGGCATGTACCAGTCCGCGCATCAGATACTGTTTATCAACTACGAAGACTTTGGCGAGCAGATCAGGCAGGTTACCGCAAATCATCCGGGACAAACGGTGTGGTTTTTCTCGGGATACGATTGCGACAGCCTCGCGAATGAACCGATGACGCGCTTCACCGAGTATTTCCTGCCCCTGGTGACGTCGATTGACAACGCATGGATGGAACTGCGCACCAAAAGTACCCAGGTTCGATCGATGCTTAAACTCGATCCCTGCGAGCGCATCGTGACGGCATTTAGTTTCACCGACCACATCAGTCACCAGAAGCTCGAGCATGGCGTACCCTCGATTGCGAAGCGTGTCGACGCCATACGGAAGCTGGTCGACGCCGGATGGGCGGTCGGTTTGCGTTTTGATCCCGTTGTTTATCACCGGGACTATCAGCCGGCGTTCGTCAGGCTGCTGGACGAGATTTTTACCAGCGTCGATCCACAGAAACTACACTCGGTCAGTCTCGGCAGTTTCCGTCTGACCCGTGATCATTTCCGCAGGATTGCGCGGCTTTACCCGGAAGAGCCCCTGTTTGCACAGGACACAACTCTCGGCAATGGTATTATCAGTTATCCACATGAGCGCGAGCGGGAAATGATCGAGTATTGCGAGCTCCAGTTATTGAAACATATTCCTCGCCAAACCTATCACCCTTGCGAGTGGCATGGCTGA